A window of Piliocolobus tephrosceles isolate RC106 chromosome 13, ASM277652v3, whole genome shotgun sequence contains these coding sequences:
- the OTUB1 gene encoding ubiquitin thioesterase OTUB1, with product MAAEEPQQQKQEPLGSDSEGVNCLAYDEAIMAQQDRIQQEIAVQNPLVSERLELSVLYKEYAEDDNIYQQKIKDLHKKYSYIRKTRPDGNCFYRAFGFSHLEALLDDSKELQRFKAVSAKSKEDLVSQGFTEFTIEDFHNTFMDLIEQVEKQTSVADLLASFNDQSTSDYLVVYLRLLTSGYLQRESKFFEHFIEGGRTVKEFCQQEVEPMCKESDHIHIIALAQALSVSIQVEYMDRGEGGTTNPHIFPEGSEPKVYLLYRPGHYDILYK from the exons gTGTTAACTGTCTGGCCTATGATGAAGCCATCATGGCTCAGCAGGACCGAATTCAGCAAGAG ATTGCTGTGCAGAACCCTCTGGTGTCAGAGCGGCTGGAGCTCTCGGTCCTATACAAGGAGTATGCTGAAGATGACAACATCTATCAACAGAAGATCAAG GACCTCCACAAAAAGTACTCGTACATCCGCAAGACCAGGCCTGACGGCAACTGTTTCTATCGGGCTTTCGGATTCTCCCACTTGGAGGCGCTGCTGGATGACAGCAAGGAGTTGCAGCG GTTCAAGGCTGTGTCTGCCAAGAGCAAGGAGGACCTGGTGTCCCAGGGCTTCACTGAATTCACAATTGAGGATTTCCACAACACG TTCATGGACCTGATTGAGCAGGTAGAGAAGCAGACCTCTGTCGCCGACCTGCTGGCCTCCTTCAATGACCAGAGCACCTCCGACTACCTCGTGGTCTACCTGCGGCTGCTCACCTCGGGCTACCTGCAGCGCGAGAGCAAGTTCTTCGAGCACTTCATCGAGGGTGGGCGGACTGTCAAGGAGTTCTGCCAGCAG GAGGTGGAGCCCATGTGCAAGGAGAGCGACCACATCCACATCATCGCGCTGGCCCAGGCCCTCAGTGTGTCCATCCAGGTGGAGTACATGGACCGCGGCGAGGGCGGCACCACCAACCCGCACATCTTCCCTGAGGGCTCCGAGCCCAAGGTCTACCTTCTCTACCGGCCTGGACACTACGATATCCTCTACAAATAG